A window of Argopecten irradians isolate NY chromosome 1, Ai_NY, whole genome shotgun sequence contains these coding sequences:
- the LOC138331573 gene encoding uncharacterized protein isoform X1, which yields MSVTMTTDMKKNPNSPRVRFSKTHSIIQYDRMSPPSGQKRMNQSITRSVTAMAVMQSTPTRPAMKVVQPTELTLSLDDIYRVAERERLTYSAKSRHQGVVAAHESVRNKLEGLNRSRPNTSASRYIHAVRRETMTPKSIRSEPLPSRVSSRQEGDSYIDELEKHYTINPSSPSPICCEIMGPKTCRECNRYHIQTMNRAKTDAQFRTLRISNENIAVASILKRYLPDLSYEEIQDKVARGEIARHRVPNSSLDPDEEYEREREKKRQQPFVEARLQRQATNYEKCKKLSQMFFANVRDLNFKINNGKVMRSIGFTENKSDAARARMVLQKWRVADPVTPAFVSPKKIVMMKEPKYKTFFAPPLLPKESQNPEPSFFAGSSDGYKLPDKLPDEIVFVDIKTRPVSRAASVVSEVSDDVDLLDYELKGTAHQTEVKEEVKIDHKSHGEDSQSVHSGEET from the exons atgtctgttaccatgacaacggATATGAAGAAGAACCCAAATTCACCGCGTGTACGGTTCTCTAAAACCCACAGTATCATTCAGTATGACCGGATGTCACCACCTAGTGGACAAAAGAGAATGAATCAGTCG ATAACACGGTCAGTGACGGCTATGGCTGTGATGCAGTCTACGCCTACTCGACCTGCCATGAAGGTTGTCCAGCCGACAGAACTCACTCTAAGTCTCGACGACATATATAGAGTGGCTGAACGCGAGAGACTCACGTATTCGGCCAAGAGCCGACATCAGGGTGTTGTGGCGGCGCACGAGAGCGTCCGCAACAAATTAGAAGGACTTAATCGAAGTCGACCAAATACTAGTGCTAGTCGGTACATACACGCGGTCCGAAGGGAAACAATGACTCCCAAGAGTATCCGAAGTGAACCGTTGCCTTCTCGGGTGTCCTCCAGACAGGAGGGGGATTCTTATATCGATGAACTGGAAAAGCATTACACCATAAATCCTTCCTCGCCTTCACCCATCTGTTGTGAAATCATGGGTCCTAAAACTTGCCGAGAGTGTAATCGGTATCATATTCAAACAATGAACCGCGCGAAGACAGACGCTCAATTCAGAACCTTAAGAATATCCAATGAAAATATCGCAGTGGCTTCAATCTTGAAAAGGTATCTTCCAGATCTGTCTTACGAGGAAATTCAGGATAAGGTGGCAAGAGGTGAAATTGCCAGACATAGAGTTCCAAATAGTTCTTTAGATCCGGACGAGGAATACGAAAGAGAGCGCGAGAAAAAGCGACAACAGCCTTTCGTGGAGGCACGATTACAGCGACAAGCAACGAATTATGAAAAGTGTAAAAAATTGTCCCAAATGTTCTTTGCAAATGTCAGAGACCTgaattttaaaatcaacaacGGAAAAGTTATGAGATCAATAGGCTTTACTGAAAATAAATCTGACGCTGCAAGAGCACGAATGGTTCTGCAAAAATGGCGAGTAGCTGACCCCGTAACCCCGGCATTCGTCAGTCCAAAGAAGATCGTAATGATGAAGGAGCCAAAGTATAAAACCTTCTTTGCGCCACCATTACTGCCAAAGGAATCTCAAAATCCAGAACCATCATTCTTTGCGGGGTCCAGTGACGGATATAAGCTTCCAGACAAACTTCCAGACGAAATCGTTTTTGTTGACATCAAGACCAGGCCTGTGTCACGTGCAGCGTCAGTGGTGTCAGAAGTTTCTGATGACGTGGATCTTTTAGATTACGAGCTAAAGGGTACTGCACATCAAACAGAAGTAAAGGAAGAAGTAAAAATAGATCATAAAAGTCACGGTGAAGATAGCCAATCTGTTCACTCTGGTGAAGAGACATga
- the LOC138331573 gene encoding uncharacterized protein isoform X2, whose translation MVHLRRTRTSNFVRRPGEGWLDNGRMITRSVTAMAVMQSTPTRPAMKVVQPTELTLSLDDIYRVAERERLTYSAKSRHQGVVAAHESVRNKLEGLNRSRPNTSASRYIHAVRRETMTPKSIRSEPLPSRVSSRQEGDSYIDELEKHYTINPSSPSPICCEIMGPKTCRECNRYHIQTMNRAKTDAQFRTLRISNENIAVASILKRYLPDLSYEEIQDKVARGEIARHRVPNSSLDPDEEYEREREKKRQQPFVEARLQRQATNYEKCKKLSQMFFANVRDLNFKINNGKVMRSIGFTENKSDAARARMVLQKWRVADPVTPAFVSPKKIVMMKEPKYKTFFAPPLLPKESQNPEPSFFAGSSDGYKLPDKLPDEIVFVDIKTRPVSRAASVVSEVSDDVDLLDYELKGTAHQTEVKEEVKIDHKSHGEDSQSVHSGEET comes from the coding sequence ATAACACGGTCAGTGACGGCTATGGCTGTGATGCAGTCTACGCCTACTCGACCTGCCATGAAGGTTGTCCAGCCGACAGAACTCACTCTAAGTCTCGACGACATATATAGAGTGGCTGAACGCGAGAGACTCACGTATTCGGCCAAGAGCCGACATCAGGGTGTTGTGGCGGCGCACGAGAGCGTCCGCAACAAATTAGAAGGACTTAATCGAAGTCGACCAAATACTAGTGCTAGTCGGTACATACACGCGGTCCGAAGGGAAACAATGACTCCCAAGAGTATCCGAAGTGAACCGTTGCCTTCTCGGGTGTCCTCCAGACAGGAGGGGGATTCTTATATCGATGAACTGGAAAAGCATTACACCATAAATCCTTCCTCGCCTTCACCCATCTGTTGTGAAATCATGGGTCCTAAAACTTGCCGAGAGTGTAATCGGTATCATATTCAAACAATGAACCGCGCGAAGACAGACGCTCAATTCAGAACCTTAAGAATATCCAATGAAAATATCGCAGTGGCTTCAATCTTGAAAAGGTATCTTCCAGATCTGTCTTACGAGGAAATTCAGGATAAGGTGGCAAGAGGTGAAATTGCCAGACATAGAGTTCCAAATAGTTCTTTAGATCCGGACGAGGAATACGAAAGAGAGCGCGAGAAAAAGCGACAACAGCCTTTCGTGGAGGCACGATTACAGCGACAAGCAACGAATTATGAAAAGTGTAAAAAATTGTCCCAAATGTTCTTTGCAAATGTCAGAGACCTgaattttaaaatcaacaacGGAAAAGTTATGAGATCAATAGGCTTTACTGAAAATAAATCTGACGCTGCAAGAGCACGAATGGTTCTGCAAAAATGGCGAGTAGCTGACCCCGTAACCCCGGCATTCGTCAGTCCAAAGAAGATCGTAATGATGAAGGAGCCAAAGTATAAAACCTTCTTTGCGCCACCATTACTGCCAAAGGAATCTCAAAATCCAGAACCATCATTCTTTGCGGGGTCCAGTGACGGATATAAGCTTCCAGACAAACTTCCAGACGAAATCGTTTTTGTTGACATCAAGACCAGGCCTGTGTCACGTGCAGCGTCAGTGGTGTCAGAAGTTTCTGATGACGTGGATCTTTTAGATTACGAGCTAAAGGGTACTGCACATCAAACAGAAGTAAAGGAAGAAGTAAAAATAGATCATAAAAGTCACGGTGAAGATAGCCAATCTGTTCACTCTGGTGAAGAGACATga
- the LOC138331573 gene encoding uncharacterized protein isoform X3, giving the protein MAVMQSTPTRPAMKVVQPTELTLSLDDIYRVAERERLTYSAKSRHQGVVAAHESVRNKLEGLNRSRPNTSASRYIHAVRRETMTPKSIRSEPLPSRVSSRQEGDSYIDELEKHYTINPSSPSPICCEIMGPKTCRECNRYHIQTMNRAKTDAQFRTLRISNENIAVASILKRYLPDLSYEEIQDKVARGEIARHRVPNSSLDPDEEYEREREKKRQQPFVEARLQRQATNYEKCKKLSQMFFANVRDLNFKINNGKVMRSIGFTENKSDAARARMVLQKWRVADPVTPAFVSPKKIVMMKEPKYKTFFAPPLLPKESQNPEPSFFAGSSDGYKLPDKLPDEIVFVDIKTRPVSRAASVVSEVSDDVDLLDYELKGTAHQTEVKEEVKIDHKSHGEDSQSVHSGEET; this is encoded by the coding sequence ATGGCTGTGATGCAGTCTACGCCTACTCGACCTGCCATGAAGGTTGTCCAGCCGACAGAACTCACTCTAAGTCTCGACGACATATATAGAGTGGCTGAACGCGAGAGACTCACGTATTCGGCCAAGAGCCGACATCAGGGTGTTGTGGCGGCGCACGAGAGCGTCCGCAACAAATTAGAAGGACTTAATCGAAGTCGACCAAATACTAGTGCTAGTCGGTACATACACGCGGTCCGAAGGGAAACAATGACTCCCAAGAGTATCCGAAGTGAACCGTTGCCTTCTCGGGTGTCCTCCAGACAGGAGGGGGATTCTTATATCGATGAACTGGAAAAGCATTACACCATAAATCCTTCCTCGCCTTCACCCATCTGTTGTGAAATCATGGGTCCTAAAACTTGCCGAGAGTGTAATCGGTATCATATTCAAACAATGAACCGCGCGAAGACAGACGCTCAATTCAGAACCTTAAGAATATCCAATGAAAATATCGCAGTGGCTTCAATCTTGAAAAGGTATCTTCCAGATCTGTCTTACGAGGAAATTCAGGATAAGGTGGCAAGAGGTGAAATTGCCAGACATAGAGTTCCAAATAGTTCTTTAGATCCGGACGAGGAATACGAAAGAGAGCGCGAGAAAAAGCGACAACAGCCTTTCGTGGAGGCACGATTACAGCGACAAGCAACGAATTATGAAAAGTGTAAAAAATTGTCCCAAATGTTCTTTGCAAATGTCAGAGACCTgaattttaaaatcaacaacGGAAAAGTTATGAGATCAATAGGCTTTACTGAAAATAAATCTGACGCTGCAAGAGCACGAATGGTTCTGCAAAAATGGCGAGTAGCTGACCCCGTAACCCCGGCATTCGTCAGTCCAAAGAAGATCGTAATGATGAAGGAGCCAAAGTATAAAACCTTCTTTGCGCCACCATTACTGCCAAAGGAATCTCAAAATCCAGAACCATCATTCTTTGCGGGGTCCAGTGACGGATATAAGCTTCCAGACAAACTTCCAGACGAAATCGTTTTTGTTGACATCAAGACCAGGCCTGTGTCACGTGCAGCGTCAGTGGTGTCAGAAGTTTCTGATGACGTGGATCTTTTAGATTACGAGCTAAAGGGTACTGCACATCAAACAGAAGTAAAGGAAGAAGTAAAAATAGATCATAAAAGTCACGGTGAAGATAGCCAATCTGTTCACTCTGGTGAAGAGACATga